One genomic segment of Aythya fuligula isolate bAytFul2 chromosome 5, bAytFul2.pri, whole genome shotgun sequence includes these proteins:
- the BTBD6 gene encoding BTB/POZ domain-containing protein 6 isoform X1 — protein MPLPHGCLNGRIMKCLTFFLLLPETLKKSKKSARPNGKVPGCYEIVPLALKRKMAAELYPASANTNIANSNAAATAANSKKNALQLQQSAQPPPPPQLQNLNNNNLESANWQSFHPTLRERNALMFNNELMADVHFIVGPPGASKKVPAHKYVLAVGSSVFYAMFYGDLAEVKSEIHIPDVEPAAFLILLKYMYSDEIDLEADTVLATLYAAKKYIVPALAKACVNFLETSLEAKNACVLLSQSRLFEEPELTQRCWEVIDAQAEMALKSEGFCEIDQQTLEIIVTREALNTKEVVVFEAVLNWAEAECKRQGLPVTPRNKRNVLGKALYLVRIPTMTLEEFANGAAQSDILTLEETHNIFLWYTAANKPKLEFPLTKRKGLVPQRCHRFQSSAYRSNQWRYRGRCDSIQFAVDKRIFIAGLGLYGSSCGKAEYSVKIELKRLGVVLAQNLTKFTSDGSSNTFSVWFEHPVQVEQDTFYNVSAILDGNELSYFGQEGMTEVQCGKVTFQFQCSSDSTNGTGVQGGQIPELIFYA, from the exons ATGCCACTGCCCCATGGGTGCCTCAATGGCAGGATCATGAagtgtttgactttttttcttctgcttccagaGACCTTAAAGAAGTCCAAAAAGAGCGCGAGGCCAAACGGCAAGGTGCCAGGATGCTATGAGATAGTGCCCCTGGCCCTGAAGAGGAAGATGGCTGCAGAACTTTACCCTGCCAGCGCCAACACCAACATCGCCAACAGCAACGCCGCCGCCACCGCTGCCAACAGCAAGAAGAACgcgctgcagctccagcagagcgCCCAGCCGCCCCCGCCGCCACAGCTCCAGAacctcaacaacaacaacttggAGAGCGCCAACTGGCAGTCCTTCCACCCCACGCTGCGCGAGAG GAACGCGCTGATGTTCAATAACGAACTCATGGCTGACGTCCACTTCATCGTGGGCCCGCCAGGGGCATCCAAGAAAGTTCCTGCCCATAAG TACGTTTTGGCAGTCGGTAGCTCTGTCTTCTACGCTATGTTTTATGGTGATCTCGCAGAGGTCAAATCTGAAATCCATATACCAGATGTGGAACCTGCAGCCTTTCTAATCCTATTAAA aTACATGTATAGTGATGAAATAGACCTGGAAGCTGACACAGTTCTGGCTACGCTGTATGCTGCCAAGAAGTACATCGTGCCAGCCCTAGCAAAGGCTTGCGTCAATTTTCTGGAGACTAGTTTAGAGGCGAAGAACGCTTGCGTTCTGCTGTCTCAGAGCAGGCTCTTTGAGGAGCCAGAGCTGACACAGCGCTGCTGGGAGGTGATTGATGCTCAAGCAGAAATGGCACTGAAGTCAGAAGGCTTCTGTGAGATAGATCAACAGACGCTAGAGATCATTGTAACCCGGGAGGCGCTCAACACCAAGGAAGTGGTAGTTTTCGAGGCCGTTCTCAACTGGGCAGAGGCTGAATGCAAAAGGCAAGGGCTGCCGGTTACGCCACGCAACAAGAGGAATGTATTAGGAAAAGCGCTGTACTTGGTGCGGATTCCCACTATGACTCTGGAAGAGTTTGCCAACGGGGCTGCCCAGTCCGACATCCTCACCCTTGAGGAAACTCACAACATATTCCTATGGTACACGGCTGCCAACAAACCCAAACTTGAGTTTCCCCTGACGAAAAGGAAAGGACTCGTACCTCAGCGATGCCATCGATTTCAGTCGTCCGCGTACCGCAGCAACCAGTGGAGGTACAGAGGGCGGTGTGACAGTATTCAGTTTGCCGTAGACAAACGGATATTTATAGCGGGACTGGGATTGTATGGGTCAAGTTGCGGCAAAGCTGAATACAGCGTCAAAATCGAACTGAAGCGCTTAGGAGTTGTCCTTGCTCAAAATCTGACAAAGTTTACCTCCGACGGGTCCAGTAATACTTTCTCTGTGTGGTTTGAACACCCTGTGCAGGTTGAGCAGGACACGTTTTACAATGTAAGTGCTATTCTCGACGGCAATGAACTCAGTTACTTTGGGCAAGAGGGAATGACTGAAGTGCAGTGTGGAAAAGTGACATTCCAGTTCCAGTGCTCCTCGGACAGTACCAACGGAACTGGAGTACAAGGAGGACAGATACCTGAGCTCATCTTCTATGCATGA
- the BTBD6 gene encoding BTB/POZ domain-containing protein 6 isoform X2 — MAAELYPASANTNIANSNAAATAANSKKNALQLQQSAQPPPPPQLQNLNNNNLESANWQSFHPTLRERNALMFNNELMADVHFIVGPPGASKKVPAHKYVLAVGSSVFYAMFYGDLAEVKSEIHIPDVEPAAFLILLKYMYSDEIDLEADTVLATLYAAKKYIVPALAKACVNFLETSLEAKNACVLLSQSRLFEEPELTQRCWEVIDAQAEMALKSEGFCEIDQQTLEIIVTREALNTKEVVVFEAVLNWAEAECKRQGLPVTPRNKRNVLGKALYLVRIPTMTLEEFANGAAQSDILTLEETHNIFLWYTAANKPKLEFPLTKRKGLVPQRCHRFQSSAYRSNQWRYRGRCDSIQFAVDKRIFIAGLGLYGSSCGKAEYSVKIELKRLGVVLAQNLTKFTSDGSSNTFSVWFEHPVQVEQDTFYNVSAILDGNELSYFGQEGMTEVQCGKVTFQFQCSSDSTNGTGVQGGQIPELIFYA; from the exons ATGGCTGCAGAACTTTACCCTGCCAGCGCCAACACCAACATCGCCAACAGCAACGCCGCCGCCACCGCTGCCAACAGCAAGAAGAACgcgctgcagctccagcagagcgCCCAGCCGCCCCCGCCGCCACAGCTCCAGAacctcaacaacaacaacttggAGAGCGCCAACTGGCAGTCCTTCCACCCCACGCTGCGCGAGAG GAACGCGCTGATGTTCAATAACGAACTCATGGCTGACGTCCACTTCATCGTGGGCCCGCCAGGGGCATCCAAGAAAGTTCCTGCCCATAAG TACGTTTTGGCAGTCGGTAGCTCTGTCTTCTACGCTATGTTTTATGGTGATCTCGCAGAGGTCAAATCTGAAATCCATATACCAGATGTGGAACCTGCAGCCTTTCTAATCCTATTAAA aTACATGTATAGTGATGAAATAGACCTGGAAGCTGACACAGTTCTGGCTACGCTGTATGCTGCCAAGAAGTACATCGTGCCAGCCCTAGCAAAGGCTTGCGTCAATTTTCTGGAGACTAGTTTAGAGGCGAAGAACGCTTGCGTTCTGCTGTCTCAGAGCAGGCTCTTTGAGGAGCCAGAGCTGACACAGCGCTGCTGGGAGGTGATTGATGCTCAAGCAGAAATGGCACTGAAGTCAGAAGGCTTCTGTGAGATAGATCAACAGACGCTAGAGATCATTGTAACCCGGGAGGCGCTCAACACCAAGGAAGTGGTAGTTTTCGAGGCCGTTCTCAACTGGGCAGAGGCTGAATGCAAAAGGCAAGGGCTGCCGGTTACGCCACGCAACAAGAGGAATGTATTAGGAAAAGCGCTGTACTTGGTGCGGATTCCCACTATGACTCTGGAAGAGTTTGCCAACGGGGCTGCCCAGTCCGACATCCTCACCCTTGAGGAAACTCACAACATATTCCTATGGTACACGGCTGCCAACAAACCCAAACTTGAGTTTCCCCTGACGAAAAGGAAAGGACTCGTACCTCAGCGATGCCATCGATTTCAGTCGTCCGCGTACCGCAGCAACCAGTGGAGGTACAGAGGGCGGTGTGACAGTATTCAGTTTGCCGTAGACAAACGGATATTTATAGCGGGACTGGGATTGTATGGGTCAAGTTGCGGCAAAGCTGAATACAGCGTCAAAATCGAACTGAAGCGCTTAGGAGTTGTCCTTGCTCAAAATCTGACAAAGTTTACCTCCGACGGGTCCAGTAATACTTTCTCTGTGTGGTTTGAACACCCTGTGCAGGTTGAGCAGGACACGTTTTACAATGTAAGTGCTATTCTCGACGGCAATGAACTCAGTTACTTTGGGCAAGAGGGAATGACTGAAGTGCAGTGTGGAAAAGTGACATTCCAGTTCCAGTGCTCCTCGGACAGTACCAACGGAACTGGAGTACAAGGAGGACAGATACCTGAGCTCATCTTCTATGCATGA